ATGATGCTTCTTCACCGCATTCTATCGCTTTGGTAGTGCAAGATTCCTGACTTGAATATCCTGATTTAGAGCAAAGGTTACCAATTTCCTTCGTTGCTTCAGCTAATTTTTCACCATGAGACTTACAAGTGGCAGCAAGATCACGTTTTTCGCGCTCTTCTCTGTCCTTTTTATCTTTGTCTTCCCAATACTTTCTATCAGCATCAGACATGCCTGGTCTGTCTCTGCGGTCAGAGCTTTCTTCACCGAATGCAGGCAAAGTATAGGAGCAGAAGATTACTGCCATGGCTGAGTTGATAAAGATTTTGACAACTGATTGGTTCTTTTTGCCTGAAATCTTATTCATTTGAATTCCCTCCCGATGAAAACTAATGGTGCAATACCAGTACCAATTATCGGCAGGTTGGCTAAAAAGTTTACGTCTCAAAATGATTCAAAATCTTCGGGCGGTTCAAAATCTGATGTCAACGGGGCTATTTCCTCTGCGCCGTCTTTAGTTCTTTTATTTAGATACTCCCCTGGTTTAAACGGTAGTGGGGAGGGATCATTCAACTTACTTTCCGCATTTGGAGCCATGGCGAGCCTGTGGAACCTCCCCCAGTCACTGAGCCAGTAGCTATTCATTAAAATGCTGATTAATGAATAGTGGGTATCTTCATTTTCAAAAAGAATATTGAACTGATAGAACGAACCAGACGTGTACTTTACAGTCTTAACCGTTTGGTATGAACCATTATCCCTTCCTCTTATCATTTCGAATGGAGGAGATAGAATCCTATTTTCCTTCAAAAACTCATCAGCTCCTTTTTCGCGCGCCACAGAAATGTGCCCTGCACAATAGCTAAGATCTTCTTTTAGAGCTTCCAGCTCGCTGGAATGTTCACAGAAGGATGGATTAATTGCGTAATTTTCTTTCGAGTTAGCTACCTTATATAGGAGTCCAGGAGCTAAATATACGTTGAGGTAGTTCATCTTATAGTAAAGTGATTTTAACAGCGAATGTCTGCTTAAGTAACTTATGAACTCCGGCGTATTATATAAATTTTTAAAGCCTTTAAACAATGCAACTTCATACAAAACATTTACTTCATGCGCGTTGAGAGAATCTTTGCATACTAAATTTTTAATTATTTTTTCAAAATTTTTGCCGGTTAAGTTTTGCAAAATAGTTTGAGATTCAAAAAGATAGCAGGGCATTTTTGATTGATTTATTAGAGCTTCTGGCGAGTGAGTATTCGACTCATAAAAGAGTCGAACTTTTTCTCTGATTTTAGCTAAATAGTATTTTTCTGAGACATTTATTCTGAATTCTAGCTTATCAGGATCCCAGTCAAAATTTAGATGCACTCTTTGGACATTATAGTTGAACGAATTTCTGCGGAAGGTTTCCTCATATCCTCCCAATGAAAATAAATCGATATTTCTCTTTATAAGCTCTTGCGTAATTTCCAAAAAATTATTTTTTAGTGCAATACCCATTGGGGTATTTTCATGACCCTCAAAGGAAAGGTCGGCGGGAGTGGCGCTCTCGAGAGCACCTTTTAATGCTTCAATATTATTTTTCTCAATAGCAATGAGTATAGATTTTTGTAACGACGTTAATGGTGCCTTTATAATGATATTAGGTTTTTTAACGGCTTTTTCTTCCGGATTTGAAAAAGTACAAGCCGACAAGACAGCCAATATAAAAAAGATGATGATTTTAGTTTGAGCTTTGTTCACTTAAAGGCTCCGGATCTTGTAGTTCCAACTCTTTGCCACATAGCTCCTGACTTAGGATCTTGGTGGCTGTATACTTTCTTCTTCTTAAAAGGGCATCGTGAACCCTTTCAAATCGATCTTTCTGTATTTCAGAGTAAGGTGAGACGAAGTTGTAAAATATTTTTTTGATTGAAGAAATGCATTCTCTCGGGCCGCAACCCTCACTGAAATCATTTTGTAATTCTTTACTCAAATCAGTCCAAATTTGCAGCTGCTCAGAAGAATCAATGCATGGCGATTTTAGTTTTACTAAGCTTTGGGCGGGAATGATTCTAAAGTTTCTGTCTGAAAAGTCCTTTCTATCTAAAAGCATATCCAATGCTTCATCAGTTGAGACTGTCAAATTAGGAACTTTTATACTGATACTTACACTTTTTCGAGTTCCTACTAATGTTTTTAAGAATAGAAGAAATTTCGAGGATTGAAAATTCATTCTAAATTGATTTACAAATTCCTGGGTCATCCATTCAGAAATTAAACTTTCCGGAAAGCTCTCCAAATAGTTTTTGCATTCGGTTTGGCTCAAAGTAGAGATTATAACTTCATCAACATCTTTTTTGGTTACTGGCTCAAAATTATCTGGATGTATATCGTATCGGTAACGCATTAAAAAATTAGTGAATTGCTTGCAACCAAACTCTGCAAGATCGGCCTTAATAATTTCAGACTGAATATTCTGCCTATTCTGCAAAATTGACATAAAGACGTCTTGGTGGGCGCCCACTAAAAGTTGTTTTAGTTGGGAGTTTGCATCTAAGATTTCTGTAGAATTGCGATTTATGTGAAAAGGATTTACACCTTTTTCAAACATAAGATATTTGATTACTTCGCTTTTACGCCATCGGATAGCGACATCCAAAAGTGTTTCGTTGGCGGTCTTGGCTTCCTTTTCATATTTATTGAAATTAAATGCCAAATTTCTAACGATTTCACTTTCTTCGCCTTGATCAAAAACTTCCTCTAATGGTGCAAGCGGATGAACCATATGTTCCATTGTCTTATCGGGAACATCATGGCTTAATTTCTTTCCGTCTTTCCTAAAAGAACACCCCACTGCAAACACTGCAAGCAATAGGATGATTAAAATAGAAAAGTTGAATTGATTTTTCACCTGCAAGATTTAATGCAAGTGCCGATCCAGTTTCATTCAGATTGTAATTAAGAAGACTGTCTAAAAAATAATCACTGGCGCAGAATTGTTACCCCAAAGCAGACGTACAATAAGCGCACTTTCTTGCCCCTATCGGGACATTCGATAAACACTCAGGGCAAAGTTTGGTATTCGGTGCTGCCGGCACCTCTTCTTTTTTCAAACGATTGGCCGTGCGTACGATTAAGAAAACAGCAAACGCGACAATCAAAAAATCAATAACGAAGTTGGTGAAAATACCAAAGTTAAGAGTGGCAGCTCCCGCTTTCTTGGCTTCCTCTAAGGTTGCGTAAGTCTTTCCATCTAAAGAAACAAAGATGTTTGAAAAGTCGACCTTTCCCATTCCTAAACTCAGAACTGGCATTAGGATATCTGAAACGAATGAAGAAACGATTTTGCCAAAAGCAGCTCCGATAATAATACCCACCGCAAGATCTAAAACATTTCCCTTCATAATGAAGGCTTTGAATTCTTTAAACATGTTTGCTGTCCCTTCGGTTTTAAATTAACGGGCTTCGTTAATGTGATCATATAAAAAAAAATTTGATGAGATAAACCAGAATCTCTGATAACTTTTTTGCCGAGGTTTGTGAAAGTGCAAAAAGGTTTTAATTCAGACATCACAGTGCGCGGACAAAAGTATCATGTGCAAACAGAAGACTGGGGATTGCAGAATCCATTTTTAGTCAGTCGTATTTTCTGCAATGGTGCTGTGATGAAAACTATCAAAACACCCTACGATACTGTTTTGCGCCTTGGTTCGACGCAATCGGAAGAAGCTATAAAATTGGCTTTACGCCGTCAGCATTCGACAATCATCGACACATTGATGGCTGGCGGAACTCCTTAATAGCAAAATTCCTTTAATATTTTATAAAACCTCGACTTCAGGCGAGTATTCATCCTGCATCGTCTTCCCTAAGATAAAGGGATGATCGAATTCTCTCACGTCTATAAAACATATCCCGGCCCGGTTCATGCTCTAAAAAATGTAGATCTGCGCATTGATCAAGGCGAATTCGTTTTCTTAACTGGTCCGAGTGGTGCAGGGAAAACGACTTTATTCAAAATGATTTCAGCCTATGACACTGCCACCTCGGGTGATGTCAAAGTAGCTGGGTATGATTTGTTATCAATACGAAATTCCCAGATTCCATTCTTTCGCAGAAAAATCGGCGTAGTCTTTCAAGATTTTAAACTCTTAAAAGATAAAACGATTTTTGAAAACGTCGCTTTACCGTTGCAAATACGCGGGGATAAAAATCCTGCCATTCATCGCCGTGTTCACGAGGTTTTAGAACAAGTGGGTCTTGGTCATAAGCACGATCAGTATCCAGAATTTATTTCTGGTGGTGAACAACAAAGAACGGCGATCGCAAGAGCTATTATTCACCAACCTGGTGTTTTGATCGCCGATGAGCCGACGGGAAATTTAGATCCGCGTCTTAGCGAAGAGATCATGGATTTGTTAGAGCGTGTGTGCGCGCAAGGAACAACGGTCTTTGTTGCGACCCATGATCATGAGATGGTGAAAAGAAGAAACAAAAGAACCCTGACCTTGCGAGATGGAATCATCACGGGAGATACCAAATGATGAAAGCTCCGCAAAAGAATTGGGCTCTTAAAGTATCAACCTTAATTGTGGTCACTGCGTGTTTTGTAGTTATGGGCTCAGGCCTTCTTATTTCCCAAAACTTTAAAAACATCCTGACCCAATGGGGTGAAGATGTTCAGATGACTGTTTATCTTGCAAATGACCTTAATGAATCAGAGCTGAAAGCTATTGAAAGCAGTATCAAGGCGTCTGATGAAGTCGGACAGGTCACCTTTGTAAATCAGGATAAGGCTCTGGGTGATTTTCGCGCCCAACTTGCTAGCTATGCTCCGGATATGGCAAAAGACGATGAACTATTGCACCTGATTCCTGCAAGCATGGAAATCAAAATTTCCGATAATGTCAGCGCTGCGAACCAAGGCCATACACTTAAAAACCTAGCTGAAAAATTTCGCAAAATCGATGGCGTTGATGAAGTCAGCTATGGTCAAGAATGGGTAGAAAAGTACGCTAAACTCGTTTCAGCCATCGAAGCCACTATGAGCAGTCTTGGTTTCATTATTCTTATGGCGTCGTTATTTGTTATCGCCAACGTGATCCGCGCCTCGATTGCCAATCGCAAAGAAGAAATCGTCGTACTTGAAATGATCGGTGCGACAACTTCGATGGTACGCAAGCCATTCTTAATTGAAGGTGCGACATTGGGTTTCACATCATCCATTTTGGCCATCATCCTTTGTTTTGGTCTTTATTCAGGAATTAGGACTTTGCTCGTTACAAAACTTAGCTTTTTTCAACTGGGCGAGCACCTTTCATTTATCAGTCCTATGTCAGTTGTATTCTTTATTGTTGGCGGGACTTGCCTAGGGGCCTTCTCATCGTATCTATGTATTCGCCGACTTAATGACGGGTACGCAGGAAGCCAGGGGTAGAATTGCTACAGAAGAATCTTGTTATCATTTTAACGCTCTTTTTCAGCATAGGGGCCTTTGCGGCTAAACCTGCTGATGTGGATTCGTTGTCACAAGATTTTGCTGCCACTAAAAAGAAATTAGAAGCCGCCGAAGTAAAACAACGCCAAGTTCTTTCTGCCCTTTTTCAAATAAATAAAAAAATTAAAAAGATCGTTCGTGAAAAAGGGGAGTTATCCCAACAGCGTGCCTTTTTAGAAATGAATGTTAGAAACCTTTCACAAAAAGTAGAGGATCTGGATTCGCGTTCTAAGTCCCAAAGGACTCTACTGGCGGAACGTCTAAGAGCTATATATAAGCTGGGCGGACCTTCGATGGCGCGCTTTCTGTTTTCTTCTAACAATTCGTCATCTTTAGAACGCAATTTAAAAATTTTAGGAATAGTGGCTAGCCGGGATTTAGATTTAATCAAAAACTATTCTCGCGACTTAAAGGATCTGCAGGTCAAACGAAACGCCTTGGCAAGCCGGCTTGAAAACCTAAAAAACATTGAAGTTAAGATCCTTGCCCAAGAAAAGGACCTGATTAAAGAACAAGAGCTCAAAGGTACGGTCCTGGACTCAATCCGTAAAAGTAAATACTTCGCGCAAAACAAGATGAACGGCATTCGCGAAAAATCTTTGCATCTTAATATCGAAGACGCAGGAGTATTTGATTTGTTATATAAGGCATCGTTTGCTGATCAAAAAGGCAACTTGCCATTACCAATCTATGGGGTAGTTACAAAGAAGTTCGGGCTTATTAAAGGTGAAGATCATCCTTACAGTTTAAGTCATAAAGGAATTTATATTTCTGCTGCTAAGGGGACGCCGGTTAAATCGATCTTCGAAGGGCAAGTATCTTTTGTGGGCGAAGTTCCTGGATTCGGTACGACTTTGATTGTCGATCACGGCGATCACTACTATACTGTTTATTCCCATGCACAAGATGTGCAGGTGGCTGTCGGCGAAGAGATAAAAGAATCTCAAGTTCTTGCCCAAGTTGGCGAAGCTCCGCAAGAAAGCAACCCGGGATTATATTTTGAAATTAGACATTTTTCTGAACCCTACGACCCGCAACAGTGGATGAAAGGACTCTAACACTATGCAATCACTTAAACGTTACTGGAAAACCTACATCTTAGGGGGCATCCTTCTAGTAACTCTTTTCATCATGGCTGAAACGGGCTTTCAAGTTCGCGCATTCGCACAAGAGCGTTACGCTGATTTACAAAACTTCAGCAAAGTACTTAACTTGATCCAGCAATATTATGTCGAAGAAGTTAACACTAAAAAACTTGTCTACGGTGCAATCAAAGGCATGCTTCGTGAATTAGATCCGCACACGAACTTTATGCCACCAGATATCTTCAAAGATTTTGAAACTGAAACAAGTGGCGAGTTCGGCGGACTGGGTATTGAGATCTCTATTCAAAATGGCGTTCTAACAATTATTTCGCCGATCGAAGATGCTCCAGCGTGGGAAGCTGGCATCAAAGCCGGTGATAAAGTTATTGCAGTGGATGGCAATTCAACAAAAGGTGTGAGCTTAGTTGAAGCATCCCAACTGATGCGTGGTAAACGTGGCAGCAAAGTTATTCTTAGAGTTGTGCGTGAAGGCGAAGAAAAGCCTCGCGACATCACAGTGGTTCGTGGCAGCGTAAAAATTAAATCAGTTAAATACACTGACATCGGTGATGGTTTTGCTTATGTTAAAATCACAAGCTTCATCGAAAACACTGCTAAAGATCTGCAAAAAGTTATCGAAAAACATCAAAAAGAACACGACGGAAAAATCTCTGGCTTGTTAATTGATATGCGCCGCAACCCTGGTGGACTTCTAGACCAAGCTATCAAAGTGAGCGACATGTTCCTAAAAGATGGAACGATCGTCAGCACGATTGGCAGAAATCAAAATGATAAAGAAGTGGCTGTAGCAACTAAACGCGGTCAATATACAAATTTCCCTATTGTTATCTTAGTAAACGAATATACAGCTAGTGCCAGTGAAATCGTGTCAGGCGCCCTTCAAGATAACAAACGCGCATTGATCGTGGGGCAGCGCACTTTCGGTAAGGGCTCTGTTCAGTCAGTTATTAAGTTAGGTGATGGCAGCGGCTTGAAACTCACAGTGGCACGTTATTACACCCCAAGCGGAGTTTCTATCCAAGCAGAAGGAATTCATCCTGATATCGAAATCGATGAAGTAGATCCAGAGGCATTTTCTAAAGCAGTTGTGAAATCACAATCCACGCGCGAAGGTGATATCGCAGGGCACTTAAAAGGTGACAAAGAAAAAGCACTTGAAAAACTTGATGCAAAACAAGGTGAAGAAGAAGGTGCATTGGCATGGTGGAAAGAAGTTGGATCTAAGAAAGACGAGAAACTCTCTCCTCGTGAAAAGCTCTTCAAGACTGATTATCAGGCGTATCAGGCATTCAGTTATTTGAAGGCTTGGGAGACCCTCAAGGCTTTGACGCGCTAGTTATTGATCTTGGAATTTAGTGGCCCTACTCTAGCCGCACACAAGACGGGCAGAGGGGGCCTTTCATGTTAAAAACACTACTTTTTGTTTTTGCGTTTAGTTCTTTTGCGCACGCCCAGTATGTTGGCTTCGCAAAAGGCAATCAGCTCTC
This is a stretch of genomic DNA from Bdellovibrio reynosensis. It encodes these proteins:
- a CDS encoding S41 family peptidase, which gives rise to MQSLKRYWKTYILGGILLVTLFIMAETGFQVRAFAQERYADLQNFSKVLNLIQQYYVEEVNTKKLVYGAIKGMLRELDPHTNFMPPDIFKDFETETSGEFGGLGIEISIQNGVLTIISPIEDAPAWEAGIKAGDKVIAVDGNSTKGVSLVEASQLMRGKRGSKVILRVVREGEEKPRDITVVRGSVKIKSVKYTDIGDGFAYVKITSFIENTAKDLQKVIEKHQKEHDGKISGLLIDMRRNPGGLLDQAIKVSDMFLKDGTIVSTIGRNQNDKEVAVATKRGQYTNFPIVILVNEYTASASEIVSGALQDNKRALIVGQRTFGKGSVQSVIKLGDGSGLKLTVARYYTPSGVSIQAEGIHPDIEIDEVDPEAFSKAVVKSQSTREGDIAGHLKGDKEKALEKLDAKQGEEEGALAWWKEVGSKKDEKLSPREKLFKTDYQAYQAFSYLKAWETLKALTR
- a CDS encoding cell division protein FtsX, whose protein sequence is MMKAPQKNWALKVSTLIVVTACFVVMGSGLLISQNFKNILTQWGEDVQMTVYLANDLNESELKAIESSIKASDEVGQVTFVNQDKALGDFRAQLASYAPDMAKDDELLHLIPASMEIKISDNVSAANQGHTLKNLAEKFRKIDGVDEVSYGQEWVEKYAKLVSAIEATMSSLGFIILMASLFVIANVIRASIANRKEEIVVLEMIGATTSMVRKPFLIEGATLGFTSSILAIILCFGLYSGIRTLLVTKLSFFQLGEHLSFISPMSVVFFIVGGTCLGAFSSYLCIRRLNDGYAGSQG
- the ftsE gene encoding cell division ATP-binding protein FtsE, translated to MIEFSHVYKTYPGPVHALKNVDLRIDQGEFVFLTGPSGAGKTTLFKMISAYDTATSGDVKVAGYDLLSIRNSQIPFFRRKIGVVFQDFKLLKDKTIFENVALPLQIRGDKNPAIHRRVHEVLEQVGLGHKHDQYPEFISGGEQQRTAIARAIIHQPGVLIADEPTGNLDPRLSEEIMDLLERVCAQGTTVFVATHDHEMVKRRNKRTLTLRDGIITGDTK
- a CDS encoding murein hydrolase activator EnvC family protein, with amino-acid sequence MLQKNLVIILTLFFSIGAFAAKPADVDSLSQDFAATKKKLEAAEVKQRQVLSALFQINKKIKKIVREKGELSQQRAFLEMNVRNLSQKVEDLDSRSKSQRTLLAERLRAIYKLGGPSMARFLFSSNNSSSLERNLKILGIVASRDLDLIKNYSRDLKDLQVKRNALASRLENLKNIEVKILAQEKDLIKEQELKGTVLDSIRKSKYFAQNKMNGIREKSLHLNIEDAGVFDLLYKASFADQKGNLPLPIYGVVTKKFGLIKGEDHPYSLSHKGIYISAAKGTPVKSIFEGQVSFVGEVPGFGTTLIVDHGDHYYTVYSHAQDVQVAVGEEIKESQVLAQVGEAPQESNPGLYFEIRHFSEPYDPQQWMKGL
- the mscL gene encoding large conductance mechanosensitive channel protein MscL: MFKEFKAFIMKGNVLDLAVGIIIGAAFGKIVSSFVSDILMPVLSLGMGKVDFSNIFVSLDGKTYATLEEAKKAGAATLNFGIFTNFVIDFLIVAFAVFLIVRTANRLKKEEVPAAPNTKLCPECLSNVPIGARKCAYCTSALG